The Prionailurus viverrinus isolate Anna chromosome B4, UM_Priviv_1.0, whole genome shotgun sequence genome has a window encoding:
- the LOC125170036 gene encoding keratin, type II cytoskeletal 6A-like, translating into MSSKSTMRSQSVSHRGFSTSSARVPGVCRSGFSSVSVSRSRGTGGLGGVCGGAGFGSRSLYSLGGSKRISIGGGSCAISGGYGGRVGGGFGYGGGAASGFGFGAAAGGGFGLGGGAGFAGGYGGSGFPVCPPGGIQEVTINQNLLTPLNLQIDPTIQRVRTEEREQIKTLNNKFASFIDKVRFLEQQNKVLDTKWTLLQEQGTKTVRQNLEPLFEQYINNLRRQLDSILGERGRLDTELRGMQDMVEDFKNKYEDEINKRTAAENEFVTLKKDVDAAYMNKVELQAKVDALMDEINFTRALYEAELAQMQTHISDTSVVLSMDNNRNLDLDSIIAEVKAQYEEIAQKSRAEAESWYQSKYEELQVTAGRHGDDLRNTKQEIAEINRMIQRLRSEIDHVKKQCANLQSAIADAEQRGEMALKDAKNKLADLEDALQKAKQDMARLLKEYQELMNVKLALDVEIATYRKLLEGEECRLSGEGVGQVNISVVQSTISGGYGSAGGYGSASGVGSGSGLGGGSGYSYGSGHSLGAGFSSSSGRGIGGGFSSSGGSSSTIKYTTTSSSTRKSYKH; encoded by the exons ATGTCTAGCAAATCCACCATGAGGAGCCAAAGCGTCAGCCACCGTGGCTTCAGCACCAGCTCAGCCAGAGTCCCAGGGGTCTGCCGCTCTGGCTTCAGCAGTGTCTCTGTGTCCCGCTCCAGGGGCACTGGTGGCCTCGGTGGAGTGTGTGGAGGAGCTGGCTTTGGGAGCAGGAGCCTCTATAGCCTGGGCGGCTCCAAGAGGATCTCCATCGGAGGGGGCAGCTGTGCCATCAGTGGCGGATATGGTGGCCGAGTTGGAGGTGGCTTTGGCTATGGAGGTGGAGCTGCCAGTGGATTTGGTTTTGGTGCCGCAGCTGGTGGTGGCTTTGGGCTTGGTGGTGGAGCTGGTTTTGCTGGTGGCTATGGGGGCTCTGGCTTCCCTGTGTGCCCCCCTGGAGGCATCCAAGAGGTCACCATCAACCAGAACCTCCTCACTCCTCTGAACCTGCAAATCGACCCCACCATCCAGCGGGTGAGGACTGAGGAGCGGGAGCAGATCAAGACCCTCAACAACAAGTTCGCCTCCTTCATCGACAAG GTGCGATTCCTGGAACAACAGAACAAGGTCCTGGACACCAAGTGGACTCTGCTCCAGGAGCAGGGCACCAAGACCGTGAGGCAGAACCTGGAGCCCTTGTTTGAGCAGTACATCAACAACCTCAGGAGACAGCTAGACAGCatcctgggggagaggggccgcCTGGACACAGAGCTCAGGGGCATGCAGGACATGGTGGAGGACTTCAAGAACAA ATACGAAGATGAAATCAACAAGCGCACAGCAGCAGAGAATGAATTTGTGACTCTAAAGAAG GATGTGGATGCTGCCTACATGAATAAGGTTGAATTGCAAGCCAAGGTAGATGCTCTCATGGATGAGATCAACTTCACCAGAGCCTTGTATGAAGCA GAACTGGCTCAGATGCAAACCCACATCTCAGACACTTCCGTGGTCCTGTCCATGGACAACAACCGTAACCTGGACCTGGACAGCATCATCGCTGAAGTCAAAGCCCAATATGAGGAGATCGCTCAGAAGAGCCGGGCTGAGGCTGAGTCCTGGTACCAGAGCAAG TATGAAGAGCTGCAGGTCACCGCAGGTAGACACGGGGATGATCTGCGCAACACCAAGCAGGAGATTGCTGAGATCAACCGCATGATCCAGAGGCTGAGATCCGAGATCGACCATGTCAAGAAGCAG TGTGCCAACCTGCAGTCCGCTATTGCTGATGCTGAACAGCGTGGGGAGATGGCCCTCAAGGATGCCAAGAACAAGCTGGCTGATCTGGAGGATGCTCTGCAGAAGGCCAAGCAGGACATGGCCCGGCTGTTAAAGGAGTACCAGGAGCTGATGAATGTCAAGCTAGCCCTGGACGTGGAGATTGCCACCTACAGGAAGCTGCTGGAGGGCGAGGAGTGCAG GCTGAGTGGGGAAGGTGTTGGACAAGTCAACATCT CTGTGGTGCAGTCCACCATCTCCGGAGGCTATGGCAGCGCTGGCGGCTATGGCAGTGCCAGCGGTGTGGGCAGTGGCTCAGGCCTGGGCGGAGGCAGCGGCTACTCCTATGGCAGCGGCCACAGCTTGGGAGCTGGCTTCAGTTCCAGCAGCGGCAGAGGCATTGGAGGTGGCTTCAGCTCCTCTGGGGGCAGCAGTTCCACCATCAAATACACCACCACCTCATCCTCCACTAGGAAGAGCTACAAGCACTAA